One window from the genome of Streptococcus parasanguinis encodes:
- the yidA gene encoding sugar-phosphatase, with the protein MSIKLVAIDIDGTLLNSKKEITPSVFEAIQDAKAAGVKIVITTGRPIAGVSKLLKELHLMDPGDYVITFNGGLVQETATGKELIKDLLHYEDYLDIEALANKLQIHSHAITKDGIYTSNRDIGRYTIHESQLVNMPVYYRTPEEVREKEFVKAMYIDEPDILDTAIAKIPKEFQDRFTMVKSAPFYLEILGKTTNKGSAVLHLAERLGIQQEETMAIGDEENDRSMLEVVGHAVVMENGNPALKKIATTITKSNDESGVAYAIRKWVL; encoded by the coding sequence ATGTCCATTAAATTAGTTGCGATCGATATCGACGGTACACTTCTCAATTCAAAAAAAGAGATCACACCTTCCGTATTTGAAGCCATTCAAGATGCTAAAGCCGCAGGCGTTAAAATCGTGATCACAACTGGTCGTCCTATCGCAGGGGTCTCAAAACTTTTAAAAGAACTCCATTTGATGGATCCTGGAGACTATGTCATTACCTTTAATGGCGGTTTGGTGCAAGAAACTGCTACGGGAAAAGAACTCATCAAAGACCTTTTACATTATGAGGACTATCTCGATATCGAGGCTCTTGCTAACAAACTCCAAATCCACTCTCATGCTATTACTAAAGACGGCATCTATACCAGCAATCGCGATATCGGACGCTACACCATTCATGAATCTCAACTGGTCAATATGCCCGTTTATTACCGGACGCCTGAAGAAGTTCGAGAGAAAGAATTTGTCAAGGCCATGTATATCGATGAACCAGATATTCTGGATACTGCAATTGCAAAAATCCCAAAAGAATTTCAGGACCGCTTCACCATGGTCAAATCAGCCCCTTTTTATTTAGAAATTCTAGGGAAAACAACCAATAAGGGATCAGCTGTTCTTCATCTAGCTGAACGACTTGGAATTCAGCAAGAAGAAACCATGGCCATCGGAGATGAGGAAAATGACCGTTCCATGCTAGAAGTCGTGGGACATGCCGTCGTTATGGAGAATGGCAATCCAGCTCTTAAAAAAATTGCTACAACTATTACCAAATCAAATGATGAATCTGGCGTTGCATACGCCATTAGAAAGTGGGTATTGTAA
- a CDS encoding DUF1934 domain-containing protein, with the protein MQIRIQNTIRFGEEMEIVDQYYQGEWKEKAGFQYLLYTNEEDEKVALKFSNDELVMTRFSSPKSIMRFYKNEDGGAIIPTPMGIQQFLITTDLFQLEAGHLQVSYRLLTLDGEQEFANYQLLVEWEE; encoded by the coding sequence ATGCAGATTCGCATTCAAAATACCATTCGATTTGGAGAAGAAATGGAAATCGTTGATCAGTACTATCAAGGTGAATGGAAGGAAAAAGCAGGTTTTCAATATCTCTTGTATACCAATGAAGAAGATGAAAAGGTTGCTTTGAAATTTTCCAACGATGAATTGGTGATGACACGATTCTCAAGTCCTAAATCCATCATGCGTTTCTACAAAAATGAAGATGGTGGGGCAATCATCCCAACTCCGATGGGCATTCAGCAGTTTTTGATTACAACAGACCTCTTTCAATTAGAAGCAGGTCATTTGCAAGTCTCTTATCGCTTGTTAACTCTCGATGGAGAACAGGAATTTGCCAATTATCAATTACTGGTGGAATGGGAAGAATAA
- a CDS encoding MIP/aquaporin family protein produces the protein MKKFFAEVIGTFMLVFIGTGAVVFGNGTEGLGHLGIALSFGLSIVAAAYSIGTVSGAHLNPAVSIAMFVNKRLSSKDLVNYIAAQVVGAVLASATVLFLLSNSGMSTASLGENALAKGVTPFGGFLFEVIASFIFILVIMTVTSATKGNGKIAGLVIGLSLTLIILVGLNITGLSVNPARSLAPALFVGGAALQQIWIFILAPIVGGVLAAIVAKNLLDTEE, from the coding sequence ATGAAAAAGTTTTTTGCTGAAGTAATCGGCACATTTATGCTTGTCTTTATCGGGACTGGCGCAGTTGTTTTTGGAAATGGGACAGAAGGACTTGGGCATTTAGGAATTGCCTTGTCATTCGGTTTGTCCATTGTTGCAGCAGCTTACTCAATTGGGACTGTTTCTGGTGCCCACTTGAACCCGGCTGTTTCGATTGCCATGTTTGTGAACAAACGCTTGTCTTCAAAGGACTTGGTTAATTATATTGCAGCGCAAGTAGTGGGTGCGGTTCTCGCATCTGCAACAGTACTCTTCCTCTTGTCAAATTCAGGTATGTCAACAGCTAGTCTTGGTGAAAATGCCCTAGCGAAGGGTGTGACTCCATTTGGCGGATTCTTGTTTGAAGTAATTGCTTCCTTTATCTTTATTTTGGTCATCATGACAGTGACATCAGCTACCAAAGGTAATGGGAAAATCGCTGGTCTTGTCATAGGTTTGAGCTTGACTTTGATTATTCTTGTTGGTTTGAACATTACAGGACTTTCTGTTAACCCAGCTCGTAGCTTGGCACCTGCCCTCTTTGTTGGTGGTGCAGCCCTTCAACAAATTTGGATCTTTATTTTGGCTCCAATTGTCGGTGGTGTTCTGGCTGCAATCGTTGCAAAAAATCTCTTGGATACAGAAGAGTAA
- a CDS encoding HD domain-containing protein: MNEKVFRDPVHDYVHVDHPIIYQLINSKEFQRLRRIKQLGTSGFTFHGGEHSRFSHCLGAYEISRRILSIFEEKYAEQWNSDENLLTMTAALLHDIGHGAYSHTFEGLFGTDHEKMTQLIITSPETEVNQILLQVAPDFPNRVASVIDHTYPNKQVVQLISSQIDVDRMDYLLRDAYFTGASYGKFDLTRILRVIRPIENGIAFQQNGMHAVEDYVVSRYQMYMQVYFHPATRAMEVLLQNLLKRARTIYPDQKEYFQLTSPRLIPFFEEEVTIQDYLNLDDGVMNTYFQVWMDSPDTILSDLAQRYINRKVFKSILFTEDKRKDLAILEKLIKEVGFNPTYYTAIHQNFDLPYDIYRPELEKPRTQIEMIRKDGSLAELSQLSPLVAALAGTRYGDNRFYFPKEMLEVNGLFSKQVEEFTSYITNDYFTGEKDVH; encoded by the coding sequence ATGAATGAAAAAGTCTTTCGCGATCCCGTTCATGATTACGTTCATGTGGATCATCCCATCATTTATCAATTAATTAATAGTAAAGAATTTCAACGACTACGCCGCATCAAACAACTGGGGACATCTGGTTTTACCTTCCACGGTGGGGAGCATAGTCGTTTTTCTCACTGTCTTGGCGCCTATGAAATTTCAAGACGGATTCTGTCTATTTTCGAGGAAAAGTATGCAGAGCAATGGAATTCTGATGAAAACTTACTGACCATGACAGCCGCTCTTCTTCATGACATTGGACATGGTGCCTATTCCCATACCTTTGAAGGACTCTTTGGGACCGATCATGAAAAAATGACCCAGCTGATCATCACCAGTCCAGAGACGGAGGTCAATCAGATCCTCTTGCAAGTGGCTCCTGATTTCCCAAATCGTGTAGCCAGCGTCATTGATCATACCTATCCCAATAAACAAGTGGTGCAATTGATTTCTAGTCAAATCGATGTGGACCGGATGGATTATTTACTGCGGGATGCCTACTTTACGGGTGCTTCCTATGGAAAATTTGACTTGACCCGTATTTTGCGCGTCATTCGACCGATTGAAAATGGCATTGCCTTCCAACAAAATGGCATGCACGCTGTCGAGGATTACGTGGTCAGCCGTTACCAAATGTATATGCAGGTCTACTTCCACCCGGCTACTCGTGCCATGGAAGTCCTCCTTCAAAATCTTCTCAAACGCGCTAGAACCATTTATCCAGATCAGAAAGAGTATTTTCAACTGACTTCACCTCGCTTGATTCCATTTTTTGAAGAAGAGGTCACCATTCAAGACTACCTAAATCTAGATGACGGTGTGATGAATACCTATTTCCAAGTCTGGATGGATAGTCCGGATACCATCTTGTCTGATCTTGCTCAGCGCTATATTAATCGGAAAGTCTTTAAATCGATTCTATTTACAGAAGATAAGCGAAAAGACTTAGCAATCCTTGAAAAACTGATTAAAGAGGTTGGGTTTAATCCAACCTACTACACCGCTATTCATCAAAATTTCGACCTTCCCTACGATATTTATCGACCAGAGCTTGAAAAACCGCGTACCCAGATCGAGATGATCCGAAAAGATGGGAGTCTCGCTGAATTGTCTCAGTTGTCTCCACTCGTCGCTGCTTTAGCAGGAACTCGCTATGGCGACAACCGCTTCTATTTCCCCAAAGAAATGCTGGAGGTTAATGGACTTTTCAGTAAGCAGGTAGAGGAATTTACTTCCTATATCACCAATGATTATTTTACAGGAGAGAAGGATGTCCATTAA
- a CDS encoding metallophosphoesterase, with amino-acid sequence MTTVAFMSDLHIDSNNFGKDEIETLITLFKDKKIQHLHIAGDIANGFEKRSQEFLDQLQCHLPVTFSLGNHDMLGLSEEAMRPFEFQKIPFSNHTLLAFSGWYDYSFVPAISPQKHLQTKNLFWFDRRLQRMGSDPAITQRLLQELEQELMRVDQPLIIAMHFVPHSQFLLRHPYFERFNAFLGSQAFHELFRQYPVREVIFGHSHHRMPATTIDNITYHARPLGYVREWELCKQFFEAFPEYDFPKRYDPYKRYRRIKDLPEFNAYKKKQLAHEFSQAMTILEL; translated from the coding sequence ATGACAACAGTAGCTTTTATGTCCGATTTACATATTGATTCAAACAACTTCGGCAAAGACGAAATAGAGACCCTGATCACTCTTTTCAAGGACAAAAAAATTCAACATCTCCATATTGCAGGAGATATTGCCAACGGCTTTGAAAAGAGGTCACAGGAATTTTTAGACCAACTCCAATGTCACCTTCCAGTGACCTTTAGCCTAGGAAATCATGATATGCTGGGCCTATCAGAAGAAGCCATGAGACCTTTTGAATTTCAAAAGATTCCCTTCTCCAATCATACGCTTCTTGCCTTTTCGGGCTGGTATGACTACAGTTTTGTTCCTGCCATCTCTCCCCAAAAACATCTCCAAACCAAAAATCTATTTTGGTTTGACAGACGCCTCCAACGAATGGGATCTGATCCAGCCATTACCCAACGTCTGTTGCAAGAGCTGGAACAAGAGCTCATGCGAGTAGACCAACCCCTGATCATCGCCATGCACTTTGTTCCTCATAGTCAGTTTCTCCTGCGCCACCCTTATTTTGAACGCTTTAATGCTTTTCTAGGGAGCCAAGCCTTTCATGAACTGTTTAGACAATATCCTGTCAGAGAAGTGATTTTTGGTCATAGCCATCACCGAATGCCAGCAACAACCATTGACAACATCACCTATCATGCCAGACCTTTAGGCTATGTCCGAGAATGGGAGCTTTGCAAACAATTTTTCGAAGCTTTTCCTGAATATGATTTTCCAAAACGATACGATCCCTACAAACGCTATCGCAGAATCAAAGACCTCCCCGAATTTAATGCATACAAGAAAAAACAGCTTGCTCATGAATTTTCTCAAGCCATGACTATCCTTGAACTATAA
- the prfB gene encoding peptide chain release factor 2 (programmed frameshift), producing MDISEIRQKIDANREKLASFRGSLDLEALEEEIAILENKMTEPDFWDDNIAAQKTSQELNELKQTYENFHQMVDLFDESEILLDFLAEDDSVKEELIEKLEELDKRMTSYEMTLLLSEPYDNNNAILEIHPGSGGTEAQDWGDMLLRMYTRFGNAHGFKVEVLDYQAGDEAGIKSVTLSFEGPHAYGLLKSEMGVHRLVRISPFDSAKRRHTSFTSVEVMPELDNTIEVEVRDDDIKMDTFRSGGAGGQNVNKVSTGVRLTHIPTGIVVASTVDRTQYGNRDRAMKMLQAKLYQLEQEKKAAEVDSLKGDKKEITWGSQIRSYVFTPYTMVKDHRTNYEVAQVDKVMDGDIDGFIDAYLKWRLQ from the exons ATGGACATTTCAGAAATTCGTCAAAAAATTGACGCAAATCGTGAAAAATTAGCTTCTTTCAGGGGGTCTCTT GACTTAGAGGCATTGGAAGAAGAAATTGCCATTTTAGAAAATAAAATGACAGAACCTGATTTTTGGGATGATAACATTGCTGCGCAAAAAACATCTCAAGAATTAAATGAACTCAAGCAGACCTATGAAAATTTCCATCAAATGGTGGATCTCTTTGATGAGTCAGAAATCTTACTGGACTTTTTGGCAGAAGACGATTCGGTCAAGGAAGAATTGATCGAGAAGTTGGAGGAGCTGGATAAACGTATGACCAGCTATGAGATGACCTTGCTATTGTCTGAACCCTATGACAATAATAATGCCATCCTAGAAATCCACCCAGGTTCAGGAGGGACAGAAGCTCAGGACTGGGGAGACATGCTTCTTCGGATGTATACTCGTTTTGGAAATGCCCACGGCTTTAAAGTTGAAGTCTTGGACTATCAGGCTGGAGATGAGGCTGGAATCAAGTCTGTGACCCTATCCTTTGAAGGGCCACATGCATACGGTCTTCTGAAATCTGAAATGGGGGTTCACCGTTTGGTTCGAATCTCTCCATTTGACTCCGCTAAACGTCGTCATACCTCCTTTACATCTGTTGAGGTCATGCCCGAATTAGACAATACCATTGAAGTCGAAGTTCGTGATGATGATATCAAGATGGACACCTTCCGCTCTGGTGGAGCTGGTGGACAAAACGTCAACAAGGTCTCTACAGGGGTGCGCTTGACCCACATTCCGACAGGGATTGTAGTGGCATCCACCGTGGATCGAACCCAATACGGGAACCGTGATCGTGCGATGAAGATGTTGCAGGCTAAACTCTACCAATTAGAGCAAGAGAAAAAAGCAGCAGAAGTGGATTCTCTAAAAGGGGATAAAAAAGAAATCACCTGGGGAAGTCAAATCCGCTCCTATGTTTTTACCCCTTACACCATGGTTAAGGATCACCGGACCAACTACGAAGTAGCGCAGGTAGACAAGGTGATGGATGGAGATATCGATGGCTTTATCGATGCCTACCTTAAATGGCGTCTCCAATAA
- a CDS encoding cation-translocating P-type ATPase: MSKEQNKALFYTQSKEEVLKELDSSIEGLSTAQAQERLATYGHNELDEGEKRSLLSKFIDQFKDLMIIILLIAAALSVITEGMDGLTDAMIILAVVVLNAAFGVYQEGQAEAAIEALKNMSSPLARVRRDGHVIEIDSKELVPGDIVLLEAGDVVPADMRLLEAASLKIEEAALTGESVPVEKDVTGLVEADAGIGDRVNMGYQNSNVTYGRGIGVVTNTGMYTEVGKIADMLANADETETPLKQSLEQLSKALTYLIVVIAVITFLVGVFVRGEHPLEGLMVAVALAVAAIPEGLPAIVTIVLSLGTTTLAKRNSIVRKLPAVETLGSTEIIASDKTGTLTMNQMTVEKVYTNGQLQSAATEIGASNNTLRIMNFANDTKVDPSGKLIGDPTETALVQFGLDHNFDVREALKDEPRVAELPFDSDRKLMSTIHKEADGSYFIAVKGAPDQLLKRVTRIEVNGEVRPITDEDKKAILATNKDLAKQALRVLMMAYKTSKEIPTLESEIVESDLIFSGLVGMIDPERPEAAEAVRVAKEAGIRPIMITGDHQDTAEAIAKRLGIIDPNDTEDHVFTGAELNELSDEEFQKVFKQYSVYARVSPEHKVRIVKAWQNEGKVVAMTGDGVNDAPSLKTADIGIGMGITGTEVSKGASDMVLADDNFATIIVAVEEGRKVFSNIQKSIQYLLSANMAEVFTIFFATLFGWDVLQPVHLLWINLVTDTLPAIALGVEPAEPGVMTHKPRGRKSNFFDGGVFGAILYQGVFQTMLVLGVYGWALLSPEHATRAEIHADALTMAFATLGLIQLLHAFNVKSVYQSIFKVGLFKNKTFNWSIPVAFVLLMATIIVPGFNKLFHVSHLSLTQWLAVLIGSLLIVLLVEIVKAVQRALGKDKNAI, encoded by the coding sequence TTGTCAAAAGAACAAAATAAAGCTTTGTTTTATACACAGAGTAAAGAAGAAGTTCTAAAGGAATTGGACTCTTCAATTGAAGGCTTGTCAACTGCTCAAGCTCAAGAACGTTTAGCGACTTATGGTCATAATGAACTGGACGAAGGTGAAAAACGTAGCCTCTTGTCTAAGTTTATCGATCAGTTTAAAGATTTGATGATTATCATCTTGCTGATCGCCGCAGCTCTCTCTGTGATCACAGAAGGAATGGACGGCCTTACAGATGCCATGATCATCTTAGCCGTTGTTGTTTTGAATGCAGCCTTTGGTGTCTACCAAGAAGGACAAGCCGAAGCAGCTATCGAAGCACTGAAAAACATGTCTAGTCCATTAGCGCGTGTCCGCCGTGATGGTCACGTGATTGAAATTGATTCCAAAGAATTGGTCCCTGGGGACATCGTTCTTCTGGAAGCTGGAGATGTGGTTCCAGCCGATATGCGCTTGTTAGAGGCAGCTTCTCTTAAGATCGAAGAAGCAGCTCTTACAGGGGAATCGGTTCCAGTTGAAAAAGATGTAACTGGTCTTGTTGAGGCAGATGCTGGTATTGGGGACCGCGTTAATATGGGTTACCAAAACTCGAACGTAACTTATGGTCGTGGTATTGGTGTCGTAACAAACACTGGTATGTATACAGAAGTTGGTAAGATTGCAGATATGTTGGCTAATGCCGATGAGACTGAAACACCATTGAAGCAAAGCTTGGAACAACTCTCTAAAGCCTTGACTTACTTAATTGTTGTGATTGCGGTCATTACTTTCTTAGTTGGTGTCTTCGTTCGTGGAGAGCATCCATTGGAAGGCTTGATGGTTGCGGTAGCCCTTGCGGTTGCGGCCATTCCAGAAGGACTTCCTGCCATTGTAACCATCGTTCTTTCTTTGGGAACAACAACCCTTGCCAAACGCAATTCGATTGTTCGTAAATTGCCAGCCGTTGAAACACTTGGTTCAACAGAAATCATCGCATCTGATAAAACAGGTACTTTGACCATGAACCAAATGACGGTTGAAAAAGTCTATACCAACGGTCAATTACAAAGTGCAGCAACCGAAATTGGAGCAAGCAACAATACGCTTCGCATCATGAACTTTGCCAATGATACCAAGGTGGATCCATCTGGCAAGTTGATTGGGGACCCAACAGAGACTGCTTTGGTACAGTTTGGTTTGGACCACAACTTTGACGTTCGTGAAGCCTTGAAGGATGAGCCTCGTGTGGCTGAATTGCCATTTGACTCTGATCGTAAACTCATGTCTACCATCCACAAGGAAGCAGATGGTTCATACTTTATCGCTGTCAAGGGTGCGCCTGACCAATTGCTTAAACGTGTGACGCGTATTGAAGTCAATGGGGAAGTTCGTCCTATCACGGATGAAGATAAGAAAGCTATCCTTGCTACCAACAAAGACTTGGCTAAACAAGCCCTTCGTGTCTTGATGATGGCTTATAAGACAAGCAAGGAAATTCCAACTTTGGAGTCTGAAATTGTTGAGTCTGACCTGATCTTCTCTGGTTTGGTCGGCATGATTGACCCTGAGCGTCCAGAAGCAGCAGAAGCTGTCCGTGTCGCTAAGGAAGCGGGTATCCGTCCTATCATGATCACGGGTGACCACCAAGATACAGCAGAGGCGATTGCTAAACGTCTTGGAATCATCGATCCAAATGATACAGAAGACCATGTCTTCACAGGGGCTGAGTTGAACGAACTCTCTGACGAAGAATTCCAAAAAGTATTCAAACAATACTCTGTCTATGCGCGTGTATCACCTGAACACAAGGTTCGGATCGTGAAAGCTTGGCAAAATGAAGGAAAAGTTGTTGCCATGACAGGGGATGGGGTCAACGATGCACCATCACTTAAGACAGCTGATATCGGTATCGGTATGGGGATTACAGGTACAGAAGTTTCTAAGGGAGCTTCAGACATGGTCCTTGCAGATGATAACTTTGCAACCATTATCGTAGCGGTAGAAGAAGGACGTAAGGTCTTCTCCAATATCCAAAAATCTATCCAATACCTCTTGTCTGCCAATATGGCTGAGGTCTTCACCATCTTCTTTGCAACCCTCTTTGGTTGGGATGTGTTGCAACCAGTACATCTTCTCTGGATTAACTTGGTAACTGATACTTTACCAGCCATCGCTCTTGGTGTGGAACCAGCTGAGCCAGGTGTTATGACCCACAAACCTCGTGGACGTAAATCTAACTTCTTTGACGGTGGGGTTTTTGGTGCCATTCTTTATCAAGGTGTCTTCCAAACCATGCTGGTTCTTGGTGTTTATGGCTGGGCCTTGCTCTCTCCAGAACATGCGACTCGTGCAGAAATCCATGCAGACGCTTTGACCATGGCCTTTGCAACTCTTGGTTTGATCCAATTGCTCCATGCCTTTAATGTCAAATCGGTTTACCAATCGATCTTTAAAGTGGGACTCTTTAAGAACAAGACCTTTAACTGGTCGATTCCAGTTGCCTTTGTTCTCTTGATGGCAACTATCATTGTCCCTGGATTTAACAAACTCTTCCACGTGTCTCATTTGAGTTTGACACAATGGTTGGCCGTTTTGATTGGTTCGCTCTTGATTGTGCTCCTTGTTGAGATTGTCAAAGCCGTTCAACGTGCACTTGGAAAAGATAAAAACGCTATTTAA